TGCTGGATTGTGTATTATTGATTCGTTTGTACACACTATCCATATCCAAATCATTCCATGTAATATCATCCATCACATCTTTTGAGGGAAACATACGATAGTAGTCTTTCACACTTTCAAAATCTCGAGAATCGCCCTCGAATTCGGGAACCATCCCATATTCACTACGAATGCGTTGAACAACCATCGCATTTTTCGAGCGAATCCATATCATTGAAATAAGAAAGACAACCGCTAGCACACCGACAATAACACCCGCAAAAATTAAATATCCCATGCAACTACCTCCACTGTATTATCAACATAATACTCTACATTTCATCAAATAACTACCACAGATTGCTAATTTGAAAGTGAGATGGTTTTCAAATTAGTCATTTTTGTGGTTCTGGTGTGTTTTCTGGGGGCGAATTCGTTTGTTTTTGAGACAAATTGTGAAGTTTCGACACATTAGTTTAATCTTTGTGGCGAGTCTTTGTTGTTTATATTCATATATTATCACTTTATCAATTTCTTTTAGAAATGCAAACGAAAACCGTGTTCGGAAATTTCAACACGGTTTTCATTTGATATCTAAGCTGTTGCTGAGAGTGCAGCCATTGTAATGTAATTATACGGTTGATTGAAGTGAGGTAAGAAGAAGATATCAACAAGTTGAATTTCTTCGAGTGTCACATCCTTCATGATTGCGAGTGAGAACATGTGAATCGCCATTGAGATATCCGTATAGGATGCAATTTGGGATCCGATGATACGGCGTGATTCGCGTTCATAGATGATACGAATTTTGACATTGTTGTTTTCATCCATGAATCCTGGTTTTTGTAAGTCTTCAAATTCAGTATACACAGCATCGAATCCCGCTTTCTTTGCTGCTTCCATATTTAGACCTGTTGAGACCATGTTGTAACCATAAATTGAAATTCCGTTTGAACCTTGGACACCCAGTGATTTTAGAGGTGTTCCGCCAATATTATGACCTGCTACAATACCCGAACGAACCGCGTTGGTTGCCAGCGCAATGTAGGTTGTCTTCTTGAGTGCATTGGAGTAAAGTGTTGCACAGTCTCCAACTGCATAGACATCTTTAATACTTGTTTGTTGGTGAAGATCCACAAGGTAAGCACCATTATCAAAAAGTTCCAGTGCATCTTTCCCCAATTCGTTATTAGGTTTAAATCCGATAGCAAGAATAACAAGTTCTGCTTCGTATTCGCCTTTATTGGTGACGACTTTCGATACGGCGCCATCTCCTTTTAACTCAGTTACCATCTCACCGTAGTTGAGCTCGATGCCTTGATCACTTAACACTTTGTCCAT
The window above is part of the Erysipelothrix sp. HDW6C genome. Proteins encoded here:
- the nox gene encoding H2O-forming NADH oxidase; its protein translation is MSKVVLIGANHAGIAAANTLLDNYPENQVTILDRNTNLSYLGCGTALWVGHQIDSSDQLFYTNKEAFAAKGADIHMQTDVKRVDFDNKKVYYEDANHQESVVDYDKLILATGSTPIAPKLPGMDLEGVHFVKLFQDSQKVDALLAQDHVKNVVVVGAGYIGVEMAEAAQRRGKHVRIVEAADTCLSSYYDKWFSEDMDKVLSDQGIELNYGEMVTELKGDGAVSKVVTNKGEYEAELVILAIGFKPNNELGKDALELFDNGAYLVDLHQQTSIKDVYAVGDCATLYSNALKKTTYIALATNAVRSGIVAGHNIGGTPLKSLGVQGSNGISIYGYNMVSTGLNMEAAKKAGFDAVYTEFEDLQKPGFMDENNNVKIRIIYERESRRIIGSQIASYTDISMAIHMFSLAIMKDVTLEEIQLVDIFFLPHFNQPYNYITMAALSATA